A region from the Vespula pensylvanica isolate Volc-1 chromosome 9, ASM1446617v1, whole genome shotgun sequence genome encodes:
- the LOC122631990 gene encoding ataxin-2 homolog has translation MNSKRKNRSNPTRSPRARGPHDRCVAAEGVYNNAHFMHSVTSHVGNTVQIQTQNGSVYEGIFRTFSSRFDVVLEMAHRVESSGKISVESVVEKLIFKPHDIITMSAKDVDLDYAIRDTFQTDTAISKFNGIVGEKELEPWDAPSTMNGDDLELDGGANGWDVNEMFRKNEQKYGVQTTFEPSLVGYTLQLQRKDTKDYKEQEQKAAEIANEIESQPNHKARLELENGDEEERFASVVRPNEGKYVPPPLKKKNWDTGKIRSTPPPSSPGSATSKSVFNQTPSPNVSVSPNIPVGLQTTHGSMPHPVPLNMAMPPTGVVVHTNYNTPPPFVSPTTQASSAAMQQTQPQSQAAPTIPQVTYPQQPQQQQQPSQQQQHQQQQQQQPQQQQQQQQQQQQQPQQQQQQQGPSNKISTEKRERPGRQQVFQADKAPPAPFSQPNAASSHQPQQSGHQQHSSVQQQNSTDIQRIEIIPHKPDHRKIPTPRSREEQHSELRQFATDFKLTDSTAQETTSVSRKQQQHHHQEAHSQQHHQQNHQPHNSSQPQQQSQPQHQSPHQQHQTVQEESVVTTKPPPGPLPIRSTSPPQAQQQQQQQQQQQQQQQQQQQQQQQQQQQQQQQQQQQQQQQPQQNSSITQSNVQEPAVEKITTAFKKSTLNPNAKEFNPNAKPFTPRSPSTPTPSRPHTPQTPQYTGATMPATVVMPAYVMTSQPPTAFSQPPAQPVTRFRKVPMMQHRAPDIASQMQVAAATGQPLLAPAPLHPPFQVSYPGQPTYQQMVRMVQAPPPPPHMSTNPYHHHHDSPGPQAPGIQYMGPHTHPHPHVPQQPPSQTPSPANPNPPHTQSAYNPPGTPQPTYPQPPPQGHAPSYPIMCPIIPPHIPIPPQHMQYLPPQPPPGAQQTIPVILPHNQ, from the exons ATGAAtagcaagagaaagaatcgTTCCAATCCTACTAG GTCGCCACGAGCAAGAGGACCACATGATAGATGTGTTGCTGCGGAAGGTGTTTATAATAATGCACACTTTATGCATTCTGTCACTAGCCATGTTGGTAACACGGTGCAG ATACAAACACAAAACGGTTCGGTCTATGAAGGAATTTTTAGAACTTTCTCTAGTCGTTTTGATGTGGTTCTAGAGATGGCTCATCGGGTAGAAAGTTCCGGGAAAATTAGTGTTGAAAGTGTAgtagaaaaattgatttttaaaccTCATGATATTATAACTATGTCTGCCAAGGACGTTGATCTAGACTATGCCATAAGAGATACTTTCCAAACAGACACTGCTATTAGTAAATTTAATGGTATAGttggagaaaaagaactaGAGCCATGGGATGCACCGTCTACTATGAACGGTGATGATTTAGAATTAGATGGTGGTGCT AATGGTTGGGATGTAAATGAAATGTTCCgcaaaaatgaacaaaaatatgGAGTTCAAACAACATTTGAACCATCATTAGTTGGTTATACTTTACAGCTTCAGCGTAAAGATACAAAAGATTATAAAGAACAAGAACAGAAGGCAGCGGAAATAGCAAATGAGATAGAATCTCAACCAAATCATAAAGCACGGTTAGAATTAGAAAATGGTGATGAAGAGGAAAGATTTGCTTCTGTg GTAAGACCAAACGAAGGTAAATACGTCCCACCtcctttgaaaaagaaaaattgggaTACTGGGAAAATAAGATCTACACCACCACCCTCTTCGCCAGGATCTGCAACTAGCAAATCTGTTTTTAATCAAACACCATCGCCCAACGTCAGTGTATCGCCTAACATCCCAGTTGGTCTTCAAACGACCCATGGTTCCATGCCACATCCAGTACCTCTTAATATGGCAATGCCACCAACTGGAGTAGTTGTACACACTAATTACAACACTCCGCCCCCTTTTGTATCTCCTACAACACAAGCGTCTTCTGCAg CAATGCAGCAAACTCAACCACAATCTCAGGCTGCTCCTACTATTCCTCAAGTTACTTATCCTCAGCAGccgcaacaacagcaacaaccatcgcagcaacagcagcaccaacaacaacaacaacagcaaccacaacaacaacagcagcagcaacaacaacagcaacagcagccgcaacaacaacaacaacaacaggggccttctaataaaataagtacAGAAAAGCGTGAACGTCCTGGCAGACAACAGGTTTTTCAAGCAGATAAAGCTCCGCCAGCTCCTTTTTCACAGCCAAATGCCGCATCTTCGCATCAACCACAACAATCAGGACATCAACAACATTCCTCTGTGCAACAGCAGAACTCTACAGATATTCAACGTATTGAAATAATTCCACATAAACCAGATCATAGAAAG ATCCCAACGCCAAGGAGTAGAGAAGAACAACACTCAGAACTAAGACAGTTTGCAACAGATTTCAAATTAACAGATTCAACTGCTCAGGAAACAACGTCTGTTTCTCGAAAACAACAGCAGCATCATCACCAGGAAGCTCATTCTCAGCAACATCATCAACAGAACCACCAACCACATAATTCTTCACAACCACAACAACAATCTCAGCCACAGCATCAAAGCCCACATCAGCAGCATCAAACGGTTCAAGAAGAGTCCGTTGTTACTACCAAACCACCACCGGGACCATTGCCTATACGATCTACGAGCCCGCCTCAAGctcaacagcaacagcagcagcaacaacaacaacaacaacagcaacagcagcaacaacaacaacagcaacagcagcagcaacaacaacaacaacaacaacaacaacagcaacagcaacagccaCAACAGAATTCTTCAATCACGCAATCAAATGTGCAAGAACCAGCAGTCGAAAAAATTACTACTGCCTTCAAAAAGTCAACTTTAAATCCTAATGCAAAGGAATTTAATCCAAACGCCAAGCCGTTTACACct CGATCTCCTAGTACACCGACACCTAGTCGTCCACACACGCCACAAACACCACAATATACCGGTGCCACTATGCCTGCAACAGTTGTCATGCCAGCATATGTAATGACTAGCCAACCACCAACTGCGTTCAGTCAGCCACCAGCACAGCCTGTAACAAGATTTAGAAAAG TGCCAATGATGCAACATCGAGCGCCAGATATAGCTTCTCAAATGCAAGTAGCTGCAGCAACTGGGCAACCATTGCTAGCACCAGCTCCATTACATCCACCATTCCAGGTGTCTTATCCAGGGCAACCAACCTATCAGCAAATGGTACGCATGGTACAGgcgccaccgccaccaccacatATGTCCACGAACCcttaccatcaccatcatgATTCACCAGGCCCGCAAGCTCCTGGCATACAGTACATGGGTCCACATACACACCCGCATCCACATGTTCCACAGCAGCCACCAAGCCAAACACCCTCCCCAGCTAATCCCAATCCACCACACACGCAGAGTGCATACAATCCTCCTGGAACACCACAGCCTACCTATCCACAACCACCTCCGCAAGGACACGCTCCAAGTTATCCGATTATGTGCCCCATTATCCCACCTCACATACCAATACCACCGCAACACATGCAATATTTACCCCCTCAACCTCCGCCAGGAGCCCAACAGACTATACCAGTCATTCTGCCGCACAATCAGTAG